In one Rhizobium leguminosarum genomic region, the following are encoded:
- a CDS encoding ATP-binding cassette domain-containing protein, with protein MADATPSAPIVEMRGIEKAFGAVQALRKVDLTLYPGEILGLVGDNSAGKSTLMKILTGAYQRDAGDILVAGQPVRFKSPHESRDVGIEMIYQDFALCGNMDVGQNIFLGRWPLKGPFVNRRKMYAEADSVLKRLKVDVNSVYQKVESLSGGRQQSVAIARAISFEPRVVILDEPTANLSVMATERLLETMQELKKQGVAQIIISHRLVDIFAVGDRVMVLKRGEYVGDRYIRNTDEHEVLEIIVSGTRESALTADEARTI; from the coding sequence ATGGCTGACGCGACACCATCCGCGCCGATCGTGGAAATGCGGGGCATCGAAAAAGCCTTCGGGGCCGTGCAGGCGCTTCGCAAGGTCGATCTGACGCTTTATCCCGGCGAGATTCTCGGCCTGGTCGGCGACAACTCCGCCGGCAAATCGACGCTCATGAAGATCCTGACCGGTGCTTATCAGCGCGATGCGGGCGATATCCTCGTTGCCGGGCAACCGGTGCGGTTCAAGAGCCCGCATGAGAGCCGCGACGTCGGCATCGAGATGATCTACCAGGATTTCGCGCTCTGCGGCAACATGGATGTCGGCCAGAATATCTTCCTTGGCCGCTGGCCGCTCAAAGGTCCTTTCGTTAACAGGCGGAAAATGTATGCGGAAGCCGACAGCGTGCTGAAACGGCTCAAGGTCGACGTGAACTCCGTCTATCAGAAGGTCGAAAGCCTGTCGGGTGGCCGCCAGCAATCTGTCGCGATCGCCCGCGCAATCTCGTTCGAGCCGCGCGTGGTGATCCTCGACGAGCCGACCGCCAACCTTTCCGTGATGGCAACCGAACGGCTGCTCGAAACCATGCAGGAACTAAAGAAGCAGGGCGTCGCCCAGATCATCATCTCACACCGTCTGGTCGATATTTTTGCCGTGGGTGATCGCGTCATGGTCCTCAAGCGCGGTGAGTATGTCGGCGATCGTTACATCAGGAACACCGACGAGCATGAAGTGCTGGAGATTATCGTTTCCGGCACGCGAGAGAGCGCGCTGACAGCCGATGAGGCAAGAACCATTTGA
- a CDS encoding methyl-accepting chemotaxis protein: MALIDRLLQRMRIVTKVLFFVVPLIVLIAGIGLFGYFTAGTLNGQMTLTRQTIEALSSFQQLRSALTAFTDLPSAATRNRLIVGISDQEKGAATLDAMLIDPAQKQQIAAVRELGGKMQGSADALWAVAQERMNNEQAIDDAVAQLFKESQTARKQLDVLQDQANGKEAFVRALLLDASAYKNLAGRIAKLRKATAGAADPQKLAQAIASLLPPLVKEMGDSGALASGKAQSQIAALKPMLEKLAVMAKDSSLSLESYAPVDQDLQSLQEQYAKLASGNADTAIERFAGMDASISTLRSMVTIVNAAFKSIDDLRLHLSELNRRVDAEARDAALADLKALRENAAKLEPLSGRNAALQDLAKKIEPSLAAIEKDTSLLISIADRWRAEKGAATELVASASHTLEQFVSTAQESGKEISQRSATMSLTAMIAGTVLAIIGGLMLIETLRGPLKRITQTMMRLADGDLNVPIGDGKRGDEIGDMIRSVTVFRDQALEKTRLEELAEANRSRDELEQARRAAEQARVEAEQSEALNALSDMLGKLANGNLAAEMSEDLAADYVAMAKTYNHAIDALRLTLAEVRNTTYEIAEGSTNLSGAADDLARRTEQQAASLEESSRVLGELTVSVRTTAENARQTSLSVGEAHRQAEHSAAVVAKAVDAMGAINRSSEKVSSIIGVIDEIAFQTNLLALNAGVEAARAGEAGRGFAVVAQEVRELAQRCAKAAREIKDLISNSASQVGAGVRLVEETGQALSSIMEHFTSINGLVQVISTATTTQYKGIDEVNNAVRDVEHITQHNAAMVEENTAEIHRLRQQVEVLNERISHFQTADGRRTSPASSPRMSVAS; this comes from the coding sequence ATGGCGTTGATTGATCGACTGTTGCAGCGCATGCGGATCGTGACGAAGGTGCTCTTCTTCGTGGTGCCGCTGATCGTCCTCATCGCCGGCATCGGGCTTTTCGGCTATTTCACCGCCGGTACGCTGAACGGGCAGATGACCCTGACCCGGCAAACGATCGAAGCCCTTTCCAGCTTTCAGCAACTGCGATCCGCTCTGACCGCCTTTACCGATCTTCCAAGTGCCGCTACACGCAATCGTCTGATCGTCGGCATCTCCGATCAAGAGAAAGGGGCCGCGACGCTCGATGCCATGTTGATCGATCCGGCGCAGAAGCAGCAGATTGCTGCGGTGCGCGAACTCGGCGGCAAGATGCAGGGCAGTGCCGATGCGCTCTGGGCAGTGGCGCAGGAACGCATGAACAACGAACAGGCGATCGACGACGCGGTCGCCCAACTCTTCAAGGAAAGCCAGACCGCCCGCAAACAGCTCGACGTTCTCCAGGATCAGGCGAATGGCAAGGAGGCCTTTGTCCGGGCACTTCTTCTCGATGCCTCGGCCTATAAGAACCTCGCGGGACGCATTGCCAAACTGCGCAAGGCGACCGCAGGGGCGGCCGATCCCCAGAAGCTCGCCCAGGCCATCGCCAGCCTCCTGCCGCCGCTCGTCAAGGAGATGGGCGACAGCGGGGCGCTTGCGTCCGGGAAAGCTCAAAGCCAGATTGCGGCGCTGAAGCCGATGCTGGAGAAGCTCGCGGTCATGGCCAAGGACAGCAGCTTGTCGCTCGAAAGTTACGCTCCCGTCGACCAGGATCTGCAGAGCCTTCAGGAGCAGTATGCAAAACTCGCCTCCGGCAATGCGGACACCGCGATCGAGCGCTTTGCCGGCATGGATGCGAGCATATCAACGCTTCGCTCGATGGTGACCATCGTCAACGCCGCTTTCAAATCGATCGACGATCTGCGACTGCATCTCAGCGAACTGAACAGACGCGTCGATGCTGAGGCGCGGGATGCGGCTCTCGCCGATCTCAAGGCGTTGCGCGAAAACGCCGCCAAGCTTGAACCTTTGAGCGGGCGAAACGCCGCGCTGCAAGATCTCGCGAAAAAGATCGAGCCGTCGCTTGCGGCGATCGAAAAGGATACGTCGCTTCTGATTTCGATCGCGGATCGGTGGCGGGCAGAGAAGGGGGCGGCCACCGAGCTCGTAGCCTCGGCAAGTCACACGCTCGAGCAGTTCGTCAGCACGGCGCAGGAGAGCGGCAAGGAAATCAGCCAGCGCTCGGCGACGATGTCGCTCACGGCGATGATTGCGGGTACCGTGCTTGCGATCATCGGCGGCCTCATGCTGATCGAAACCCTGCGCGGGCCGCTGAAGCGGATCACCCAGACGATGATGCGGCTTGCCGACGGCGATCTGAACGTGCCGATCGGCGACGGCAAGCGCGGCGACGAGATCGGCGACATGATCCGGTCCGTCACCGTCTTCCGCGATCAGGCGCTCGAAAAGACCAGGCTGGAAGAGCTCGCCGAAGCAAACCGATCGCGGGACGAATTGGAGCAGGCTCGCCGCGCGGCCGAGCAGGCGCGTGTCGAGGCTGAACAGAGCGAGGCTCTCAATGCTCTGTCCGACATGCTCGGCAAACTTGCCAATGGCAACCTCGCCGCAGAAATGAGCGAGGATCTGGCCGCAGATTATGTCGCCATGGCGAAAACCTACAATCACGCCATCGATGCGTTGCGCCTGACGCTCGCCGAGGTCCGCAACACAACCTACGAGATTGCCGAGGGCAGCACCAACCTTTCGGGAGCCGCCGATGATCTGGCGCGGCGGACGGAACAGCAGGCCGCGTCCCTCGAGGAGAGTTCGCGGGTACTGGGCGAACTGACCGTCAGCGTGCGGACGACAGCCGAAAACGCCCGTCAGACCTCGCTTTCGGTTGGCGAAGCCCATCGCCAGGCGGAGCATTCCGCAGCCGTCGTCGCCAAGGCGGTCGACGCTATGGGTGCCATCAATCGCTCATCCGAAAAAGTCAGCAGCATCATCGGCGTAATCGACGAGATCGCCTTCCAGACCAATCTCCTCGCCCTCAATGCAGGCGTGGAAGCGGCGCGTGCGGGGGAGGCCGGCAGAGGTTTTGCCGTCGTCGCCCAGGAGGTGCGTGAGCTTGCGCAGCGTTGCGCTAAGGCGGCCCGCGAGATCAAGGATCTCATCTCCAACAGCGCATCGCAGGTCGGCGCGGGCGTCAGGCTCGTCGAGGAGACCGGCCAGGCGCTTTCCTCGATCATGGAGCACTTCACCTCGATCAACGGGCTGGTGCAGGTCATCTCGACTGCCACGACCACGCAATACAAGGGGATCGACGAGGTGAACAACGCCGTTCGTGACGTCGAGCACATCACCCAGCATAACGCCGCCATGGTCGAGGAAAACACGGCCGAAATTCATCGGCTTCGGCAGCAGGTGGAAGTATTGAACGAAAGAATCTCCCACTTTCAAACCGCCGACGGTCGTAGGACCTCGCCGGCCAGCAGCCCGCGGATGTCCGTGGCCTCCTGA
- a CDS encoding substrate-binding domain-containing protein, giving the protein MRRVLFYAASAAILSLGVPHAFAQSGSVEKAVGGYNFEEAAKEAPGTKDFHSADGHLTFAIVTHTAGNGFFDPVYVGAIAAGNMIGAKILLLGSESPVDDPAREIEILNQIIQDPTIDGIIMTTPQTGAYNDIVKAAEAAGIPIATTNSFDGTILHRSAISHTGQDASAAAIGGEALANCVLASGATSGSIVLPSSTAMGNIEVNNRVTAAFNAIVKTLKDAGKLDAFKVDAGPENVGIDTNPNDPVNALVSLFESRGDVVGAFTANNVFTPPLVKAVAQMGRTGKLCAYGFDLGPAQQEGIAAGNLTGSLGQQPFLQGFWPVMQLYLQIDRGIAAANLDTRAQLVTKETVANVGKRFEN; this is encoded by the coding sequence ATGAGGCGGGTATTGTTCTACGCGGCATCGGCCGCGATACTGTCGCTCGGTGTCCCGCATGCATTTGCGCAGTCGGGCAGTGTCGAGAAAGCGGTTGGCGGCTACAACTTCGAGGAAGCCGCAAAAGAGGCCCCCGGCACGAAGGATTTCCATTCGGCTGACGGTCATTTGACCTTCGCGATCGTAACGCACACGGCAGGCAATGGCTTCTTTGACCCTGTCTATGTCGGCGCGATCGCCGCCGGCAATATGATCGGTGCCAAAATATTGCTGCTCGGTTCGGAATCGCCTGTGGACGACCCCGCCCGCGAGATCGAGATCCTGAACCAGATCATTCAGGACCCGACTATCGACGGCATCATCATGACGACGCCGCAGACCGGCGCCTATAACGATATCGTCAAGGCTGCCGAGGCGGCCGGCATCCCGATCGCGACGACCAACTCGTTCGACGGCACCATTCTGCACCGGAGCGCGATCAGCCATACCGGCCAGGATGCGTCGGCGGCGGCAATCGGTGGCGAGGCGCTCGCCAATTGTGTGCTTGCCAGTGGCGCGACTAGCGGCTCGATCGTGCTGCCGTCCTCCACAGCGATGGGCAATATCGAGGTGAACAACCGTGTCACCGCCGCCTTCAATGCCATCGTCAAGACGTTGAAGGATGCCGGCAAGCTCGATGCCTTCAAGGTTGACGCCGGTCCGGAGAATGTCGGCATCGACACGAACCCGAACGACCCGGTCAACGCACTTGTTTCGCTCTTCGAGTCCCGCGGTGACGTGGTCGGCGCCTTCACAGCCAACAACGTCTTTACGCCGCCGCTCGTCAAGGCGGTTGCCCAGATGGGACGGACCGGCAAGTTGTGCGCTTATGGTTTCGATCTCGGCCCGGCGCAGCAGGAAGGCATCGCAGCGGGGAACCTGACCGGCTCGCTCGGCCAGCAGCCCTTCCTGCAGGGCTTCTGGCCTGTCATGCAGCTTTATCTCCAGATCGATCGCGGTATCGCCGCTGCCAATCTCGACACGCGTGCCCAGCTCGTGACGAAGGAGACGGTCGCCAACGTCGGCAAGCGCTTCGAGAACTGA
- a CDS encoding ABC transporter permease, producing the protein MEPATTTSLGRAPPQLVGGWEAGLLMFLALLYFGGAIVNPAFFGSTEALHALLRDTSRVGIIAVGMTFVIVNRDLDLSVGSTYGLVAVVFARLFAPNFLDFGVIQSVILCVLLGTAIGLINGVLVTVLKVPAFIATLTMLFIGRGFVLALTHGQAIYYSDKAKDHPLFFHLGEANLLGFNNQIAIFFFVAMVGAYVLAKTRWGYESFATGGNEQAAVYAGIRTGWVRIRAYLLSSLCATLAALLSAAQDKGVTPLYGVSWELTVIASVVIGGASILGGRGRVIGSCLGAAVVVLIDKVLREGWPITRTVVIDGENVSVGAKFTLPAGAVLVFLGLLLVIAVLIEPILIRRQVAARLWAWLRGRPPPPAYEMGGVAIEGVQTKGAMAADMALSATGLGKFLARRDALAIILTVVLWLTGLVLRPDYWWNLPNTFAILLNYTELALITVGLTYVIAAGDIDLSVGAVLALAGSTAAYFLKVLGADPFSAVTMGLLAGVAAGAVNAMVVVGFKLPAFIATLGMFYIARGLAAWFVAGQQLTGWPEGYNLLGRKVNDVLLYFGLALPPGIIRTVAEVVSIQTIWMFFIAVIAGIMLAYTPFGLKVCAAGGNVRAAAYAGINTNRVRFVSLMLSALCATMAGIINVAYFRSFNPVAGQFRELDAIASVIIGGGSIFGGYGTMIGSLAGAAVITLLRALLQLNVQGFSMPQHWINVFIGVILIVAVLIDIWVRQANIFGCLRTRLRRGAPTGDSSHG; encoded by the coding sequence ATGGAGCCCGCCACGACGACATCGCTCGGCCGTGCGCCGCCCCAGCTCGTAGGCGGCTGGGAGGCGGGGCTCCTCATGTTTCTTGCGCTGCTCTACTTCGGCGGCGCAATCGTCAATCCGGCCTTTTTCGGATCGACAGAAGCCCTTCATGCGCTTCTGCGCGATACGTCCCGTGTGGGGATCATCGCGGTCGGGATGACTTTCGTCATCGTCAACAGGGATCTCGATCTTTCGGTCGGTTCGACCTACGGTCTGGTCGCCGTCGTCTTCGCCAGGCTTTTTGCCCCGAACTTTCTCGATTTCGGTGTGATCCAGTCGGTGATCCTCTGTGTGCTGCTCGGCACGGCGATCGGCCTGATCAACGGCGTGCTCGTCACCGTCCTGAAAGTGCCGGCCTTCATCGCGACGCTGACGATGCTCTTCATCGGTCGCGGCTTCGTGCTCGCGCTCACGCATGGTCAGGCAATCTATTATTCCGACAAGGCGAAAGACCATCCGCTGTTCTTCCACCTGGGCGAGGCGAATCTCCTCGGCTTCAACAACCAGATCGCGATCTTCTTCTTCGTCGCCATGGTCGGGGCCTATGTGCTTGCGAAGACCCGCTGGGGCTATGAGAGTTTCGCGACCGGCGGAAACGAGCAGGCGGCGGTCTATGCCGGCATTCGCACAGGCTGGGTGCGCATTCGCGCCTATCTGCTCTCCTCGCTTTGCGCCACCCTTGCGGCTCTCCTGTCGGCCGCGCAGGACAAGGGTGTCACGCCTCTCTATGGCGTCAGCTGGGAACTCACCGTTATCGCATCCGTCGTCATCGGCGGAGCATCGATCCTTGGCGGGCGCGGGCGCGTGATCGGGTCCTGCCTGGGTGCCGCTGTCGTCGTGCTGATCGACAAGGTGCTGCGCGAGGGATGGCCGATCACGCGCACCGTCGTGATCGACGGTGAAAACGTCTCGGTCGGCGCCAAGTTCACCCTGCCTGCAGGCGCCGTGCTGGTTTTCCTGGGTCTGCTTCTCGTCATCGCCGTGCTGATCGAGCCAATCCTTATCAGGCGCCAGGTTGCGGCCCGGCTATGGGCATGGTTGCGTGGCCGGCCGCCCCCGCCGGCCTACGAGATGGGCGGCGTGGCGATTGAGGGCGTCCAGACCAAGGGGGCGATGGCGGCCGACATGGCGCTGTCTGCCACCGGGCTCGGCAAATTTCTCGCCCGCCGCGACGCACTGGCCATCATCCTGACTGTGGTGTTGTGGCTGACGGGCCTCGTGCTGAGGCCGGATTACTGGTGGAACCTGCCCAACACCTTTGCCATCCTGCTCAACTATACGGAACTGGCCCTCATCACGGTCGGGCTGACCTATGTCATCGCAGCCGGCGATATCGATCTCTCGGTCGGTGCGGTGCTTGCCCTTGCCGGCAGCACGGCGGCCTATTTCCTGAAGGTGCTCGGCGCCGACCCGTTCAGCGCCGTGACGATGGGCCTGCTCGCGGGAGTGGCCGCCGGGGCCGTCAACGCCATGGTCGTCGTCGGCTTCAAACTGCCTGCCTTCATCGCCACGCTCGGCATGTTCTACATTGCCCGCGGGCTCGCCGCCTGGTTCGTCGCAGGACAGCAGCTGACCGGCTGGCCCGAGGGCTATAACCTGCTCGGACGCAAGGTGAATGATGTTCTCCTGTATTTCGGCCTTGCGCTGCCGCCGGGGATCATTCGCACGGTGGCCGAGGTCGTCAGCATCCAGACGATCTGGATGTTTTTCATTGCCGTGATCGCCGGCATCATGCTTGCCTATACGCCGTTCGGGCTGAAGGTCTGCGCTGCCGGCGGCAACGTGCGCGCCGCCGCTTATGCCGGCATCAACACTAACCGCGTGCGCTTTGTCTCGCTCATGCTGTCGGCGCTCTGCGCAACCATGGCCGGGATCATCAACGTCGCCTATTTTCGTAGCTTCAACCCGGTCGCCGGCCAGTTTCGCGAGCTCGATGCGATCGCTTCCGTCATCATCGGCGGCGGATCGATCTTCGGCGGTTACGGCACGATGATCGGCTCGCTTGCGGGTGCCGCCGTCATCACGCTGCTGCGGGCGCTGCTTCAACTCAACGTGCAGGGCTTCAGCATGCCGCAGCACTGGATCAACGTCTTTATCGGCGTCATCCTGATCGTCGCGGTGCTGATCGATATATGGGTGCGCCAGGCCAATATTTTCGGGTGCCTGCGAACCCGGCTGAGAAGAGGGGCGCCAACAGGAGACAGCAGTCATGGCTGA
- the putA gene encoding trifunctional transcriptional regulator/proline dehydrogenase/L-glutamate gamma-semialdehyde dehydrogenase, with translation MLNAAIDPASSNDPANRAPFAGFAPSIRPQSELRQAITSAYRRPETECLPPLVAAARVSEAKRYDIRSTARTLIEALRAKHKGTGVEGLVQEYSLSSQEGVALMCLAEALLRIPDTDTRDALIRDKIAEGNWTSHIGGGKSMFVNAATWGLVVTGKLTSTVNDRSLSAALTRLIARAGEPVIRRGVDMAMRMMGEQFVTGETIEEALKRARPLEARGFRYSYDMLGEAATTATDAERYFKDYEKAIHAIGKASDGRGIYDGPGISIKLSALHPRYVRAQAGRVMAELLPKVKALAVLAKTYDIGLNIDAEEADRLELSLDLLEELCFAPDLTGWNGLGFVVQAYGKRCPFVLDYLIDLARRSGRRVMVRLVKGAYWDAEIKRAQLDGLDDYPVYTRKIYTDVAYIACARKLLNAPDAVFPQFASHNAQTLATIYHLAGPDFAVGKYEFQCLHGMGEPLYDEVVGKEKLDRPCRIYAPVGTHETLLAYLVRRLLENGANSSFVHRISDPHVSVEALIADPAETVAAMPVVGAPHAQIASPKALYGSARANSDGLDLSNEATLSDLAQTLVSSAASPWHAGPILADGSTDGVTRNVLNPADHRDVVGTVTELKVEEAARIVAMAAEHAPQWAAVPPAERAACLERAADIMQARIKTLMGIIMREAGKSAANAVGEVREAIDFLRYYAEQARKTLGPSHAPLGPIVCISPWNFPLAIFTGQVAAALVAGNPVLAKPAGVTPIIASESVKILHEAGVPVGALQFVPGSGRLGAGMVGAPETAGVMFTGSTEVARMIQAQLAERLSSTGKPIPLIAETGGQNGMIVDSSALAEQVVADVIASAFDSAGQRCSALRVLCLQDDVADRTLAMLKGAFRELTIGRTDRLSVDVGPVINDGAQAEIDQHIEQMRGMGRKVDQLPLPESAAAGTFVPPTIIEIKSLSDLTREIFGPVLHVVRFKRNGLDRLIDDINASGYGLTFGLHTRLDETIAHVTSRIKAGNLYVNRNIIGAVVGVQPFGGRGLSGTGPKAGGPLYIGRLVQRAPVPPQQDSVHTDLALRDYIVWLDKKGLPGEGEAARGYASRSALGLERELTGPVGELNLYALHPRGRILAVPQTESGLYRQIAAALSTGNHVIVDAGSLSKSVLADLPAAVAGRVTWTSDWEKDGPFSGALVEGDRDRVLVVNRRIAALPGPLLLVQAATSEELVNDPQAYCLNWLLEEVSTSVNTAAAGGNASLMAIG, from the coding sequence CGGCGTCGAAGGCCTGGTGCAGGAATATTCGCTCTCCAGCCAGGAAGGCGTGGCGCTCATGTGCCTTGCCGAAGCGCTGCTGCGCATTCCCGATACGGACACACGCGATGCGCTGATCCGCGACAAGATCGCCGAGGGCAACTGGACCTCGCATATCGGCGGCGGCAAATCCATGTTCGTCAACGCCGCCACCTGGGGCCTCGTCGTCACCGGCAAGCTGACCTCGACGGTCAACGACCGCAGCCTGTCGGCGGCGCTGACACGGCTGATCGCGCGCGCCGGCGAGCCGGTCATCCGTCGCGGCGTCGATATGGCGATGCGCATGATGGGCGAGCAGTTCGTCACCGGCGAAACGATCGAGGAAGCGCTGAAGCGCGCTCGTCCCTTGGAAGCGCGCGGCTTCCGCTATTCCTACGACATGCTGGGCGAAGCCGCGACGACGGCCACCGATGCCGAACGTTATTTCAAGGATTACGAAAAGGCGATCCACGCCATCGGCAAAGCCTCGGACGGGCGTGGCATCTATGACGGCCCCGGTATTTCGATCAAGCTTTCGGCCCTGCATCCTCGCTACGTCAGGGCGCAGGCCGGCCGGGTGATGGCCGAGCTGCTGCCGAAGGTCAAGGCGCTGGCCGTTCTCGCCAAGACCTATGATATCGGCCTCAACATCGACGCCGAGGAGGCCGACCGGCTGGAGCTTTCGCTCGATCTGCTCGAGGAACTCTGCTTTGCCCCCGATCTTACCGGCTGGAACGGGCTGGGCTTCGTCGTCCAGGCCTATGGCAAGCGCTGCCCCTTCGTGCTCGACTACCTCATCGATCTCGCCCGCCGCTCCGGGCGCCGGGTCATGGTGCGGCTGGTCAAGGGCGCCTATTGGGATGCGGAGATCAAACGAGCCCAGCTTGATGGTCTCGACGATTATCCGGTCTATACCCGCAAGATCTACACCGACGTCGCCTATATCGCCTGCGCGCGCAAGCTGCTGAACGCACCCGACGCCGTCTTCCCGCAGTTTGCCAGCCACAATGCGCAGACGCTCGCCACCATCTATCACCTTGCCGGTCCCGATTTCGCGGTCGGCAAATACGAGTTCCAGTGCCTGCACGGCATGGGCGAACCCCTCTACGACGAAGTCGTCGGCAAGGAAAAGCTCGACCGGCCCTGCCGCATCTATGCGCCGGTGGGTACGCATGAGACGCTGCTTGCTTATCTGGTGCGCCGCCTTCTGGAAAATGGCGCCAATTCCTCCTTCGTGCACCGCATCTCCGATCCGCACGTCTCGGTCGAGGCGCTGATTGCCGATCCCGCCGAGACCGTTGCCGCCATGCCGGTCGTCGGCGCCCCGCACGCGCAGATCGCCTCGCCGAAGGCGCTTTACGGCAGTGCCCGTGCCAATTCCGACGGTCTCGATCTCTCGAACGAGGCGACCCTTTCCGATCTGGCGCAGACGCTTGTTTCCTCGGCTGCAAGCCCATGGCATGCGGGTCCGATCCTTGCCGATGGCTCCACGGACGGGGTGACGCGTAACGTCCTCAATCCTGCCGATCACCGCGACGTCGTCGGCACGGTCACCGAGCTGAAGGTCGAAGAGGCAGCCCGGATCGTTGCCATGGCTGCCGAGCATGCGCCGCAATGGGCCGCCGTGCCGCCGGCCGAGCGTGCCGCTTGCCTGGAGCGGGCAGCCGATATCATGCAGGCCCGCATCAAGACGCTGATGGGCATCATCATGCGCGAGGCCGGCAAATCGGCGGCCAATGCCGTCGGAGAAGTGCGTGAGGCAATCGACTTCCTGCGCTACTACGCCGAACAGGCGCGCAAGACCCTCGGGCCGTCCCATGCGCCTCTCGGTCCGATCGTCTGCATCAGTCCGTGGAATTTCCCGCTGGCGATTTTCACCGGGCAGGTTGCCGCAGCCTTGGTGGCCGGGAATCCCGTGCTGGCGAAGCCCGCTGGCGTCACGCCGATCATCGCTTCAGAGAGCGTGAAAATCCTCCACGAGGCCGGTGTGCCTGTGGGCGCCTTGCAGTTCGTGCCCGGCAGCGGCCGCCTCGGCGCGGGCATGGTCGGGGCTCCCGAAACAGCGGGTGTGATGTTTACCGGATCGACGGAAGTCGCCCGGATGATCCAGGCGCAGCTGGCAGAACGCCTGTCTTCGACCGGCAAGCCTATCCCGCTGATTGCCGAAACCGGCGGCCAGAACGGTATGATCGTCGACTCCTCGGCCTTGGCCGAACAGGTGGTGGCCGATGTCATTGCCTCGGCTTTCGACAGCGCCGGCCAGCGGTGCTCGGCGCTGCGCGTTCTCTGCCTGCAGGACGATGTCGCCGACAGAACTCTCGCCATGCTGAAAGGCGCGTTCCGCGAGTTGACGATCGGCCGTACCGACCGGCTGAGCGTGGATGTCGGGCCGGTCATCAACGATGGCGCGCAAGCGGAAATCGACCAGCATATCGAGCAGATGCGCGGCATGGGCCGCAAGGTGGATCAGCTGCCGCTGCCCGAAAGTGCGGCGGCGGGAACGTTCGTTCCGCCGACGATCATCGAGATCAAGTCCCTGTCGGATCTGACGAGGGAGATCTTCGGGCCGGTCCTGCATGTCGTCCGCTTCAAGCGAAACGGGCTCGACCGCCTGATCGACGACATCAACGCATCGGGCTACGGCCTCACCTTCGGGCTTCACACCCGGCTTGACGAAACGATCGCGCATGTGACTAGCCGCATCAAGGCCGGCAACCTCTATGTCAACCGCAACATCATCGGTGCTGTCGTGGGCGTTCAGCCTTTCGGCGGCCGCGGCCTGTCGGGAACCGGTCCGAAGGCCGGCGGTCCACTCTATATCGGCCGGCTGGTGCAGCGTGCTCCGGTGCCGCCGCAGCAGGATTCCGTTCACACCGACCTTGCCCTTCGCGACTATATTGTCTGGCTCGATAAGAAGGGCTTGCCGGGCGAGGGAGAGGCAGCGCGTGGGTATGCGAGCCGTTCAGCGCTCGGGCTTGAACGTGAACTCACTGGCCCGGTCGGCGAGCTCAATCTCTATGCGCTCCATCCCCGCGGCCGCATTCTTGCCGTACCGCAGACGGAAAGCGGGCTCTATCGCCAGATCGCCGCAGCCCTGTCGACCGGCAACCATGTCATTGTGGATGCGGGCTCCCTATCGAAATCGGTCCTGGCGGATCTGCCGGCAGCCGTTGCCGGCCGGGTTACCTGGACCTCGGATTGGGAAAAGGACGGGCCGTTCTCGGGAGCACTTGTCGAAGGGGACCGCGACAGGGTCCTGGTCGTCAATCGGAGGATTGCTGCCCTGCCCGGTCCGCTTCTCCTGGTCCAGGCTGCGACGAGCGAGGAATTGGTGAACGATCCCCAGGCCTATTGCCTGAACTGGCTGCTGGAAGAGGTGTCCACGTCGGTCAACACCGCGGCGGCCGGCGGCAATGCCAGCCTGATGGCCATTGGATGA